The window CCAGGAAGATCTTCGGCGTGGACCGCGCGGTGCTCATCAGCCAGGGCTTCCACATCCGCCGGGCGGTCGCGCTGTGCCAGGAGGCGGGCGTCGAGTCGTACGGCGTCGGCGTGCAGGACCGGCACGACGCGACCTGGTACTACGGGGCCACCCGTGAGCTGTTCGCGGCGGGCAAGGCCTCCCTGGACGCGCTGTTCGAGCCGGACCCCCGCTTCCTCGGTCCTGAGGAAACGGGGGTCTCGAAGGCGCTGGCGTCAGCGGGTCGGTGAGCGCGCCGTCAGTGCTGGACGGTGCCCCAGGTGCCCTGGTCCACGGCGCAGCCCCACTTCTTGCCGTCCGTGGTCTTGCCGTAGACGGCGAACTTCACCTCGTAGAGGTCGGTGCGCAGCATGCGGGTGCTGACCTTGAAGGCCGCGCTCTTGCCGGGCTTCAGCGTCTTGGCGGCGACCTTGACGATCTGGTTGGTCTTCTGAGTGATCTTTGCGCCCCTGGTCGTGACCGTCGCCTTGCCGAAGCGCAGGCTCTTGGTGTTGGTCACCTTGAGGCTGACGTCCTTGAAGGTCACCTTCTTGCTGGAGTTCTTGAGACCGAACCGGAGACCGCCGTTGGTCACCCAGTTGTTGTTGTCCACGTAGAACTTCTTCAGGTAGGTGATCTTGATCGGGCAGCTGGCGGCCGCCTGCGTCCCGACGGTGGGCTGCGACCCGGTGGACGCGGCGGACGCCGCACCGGCGAGGCCCAACTGGGCGGCGGTGAGAGCACCGGCGGCCCCCAGGACGGCGACGGTGGTGCGCATACGGTTCACGGTGTTTCCTCTTCCCCCTACGGCCCTCGCACGGGCCATGTGACAGGACGTACGCCACACCGGGACTCGCGGCTCGGTCCCCGTTCGATCCCCGTTGTCGGTGGCGCCTGTCGTTCTTAGCACGCACGGGCCGAACACGTGGACGGTAAGTGCTTGCGCGGGCGCCTACGGTGACAGAACCGGGACATCGTCACACCCGTCGTTCACCCCGCGCGCCGCGACGGCTCCGACCGGCTCCTCACGCCGGGCGCGGGCGCGCCGGGAGGTCCCCGTGCCGGTGGCGTAACGAGGAGCGTCCCGGCGCGTAACACGTCCGCCGCACGCTGGGCGGTATGCCGAACTCCGCGACGCCCACCCACTGCCCGTACTGCGCCCTGCAGTGCGGAATGAACCTGACGCCCGGTGCGGACGGGACCGAAGGGGTCGTAGTGGTCACAGAGCGCGCGGACTTCCCGGTGAACCGGGGAGCGCTGTGCGGCAAGGGCCGTACGGCGCCGGCGGTGCTCTCGTCCCGGGTCAGGCTGACCAGTCCCTTGGTCAGAAGGGCGGGCGTCCTGGAGCCCGCCACCTGGGACGAGGCACTCGACCGGATCGCCGAGGGGCTCACCCGCACGCGGACGGAACATGGCCCGGACGCGTGCGGAGTGTTCGGCGGCGGCGGGCTGACGAACGAGAAGGCCTACGCGCTCGGCAAGTTCGCGCGGGTGGTGCTCGGCACCTCGCAGATCGACTACAACGGCCGGTTCTGCATGTCCTCGGCGGCGGCCGCCGGGATGAAGGCGTTCGGGCTCGACCGGGGGCTGCCGTTCCCGCTGGAGGACATCCCGAGGACGGGGTGCGTGATCCTCGTCGGCTCCAATCTCGCGGAGACCATGCCGCCGGCGCTGCGGTATCTGACGGAACTGCGCGAGAACGGCGGCACGTTGATCGTCATCGATCCGCGCCGCACCCGTACGGCCGAACAGGCCGACCTGCATCTGTCCCCGCGTCCCGGCACCGATCTGGCCCTGGCCCTCGGCCTGTTGCACCTGATCGTGGCGGAGGGGCGCACGGACGAGGAGTACATCCGCGAGCGGACGAGCGGGTGGGAGGAGGCCCGTGCGGCGGCCATGGCGCACTGGCCGGAGTACGTGGAACGGATCACGGGGGTGTCCGTTCCCGAACTCCGCGAGGCGGCACGGATGTTCTGCGAGCCGGAGCACGCGATGGTGCTCACCGCGCGCGGCCCCGAGCAGCAGTCCAAGGGCACGGACACCGTCGGCGCGTGGATCAACCTCACGCTGGCGACGGGCCGGGCGGGCCGGCCGCTGTCCGGGTACGGCTGCCTCACCGGGCAGGGCAACGGGCAGGGCGGGCGCGAACACGGCCAGAAGGCGGACCAGTTGCCCGGCTACCGCAAGCTCGTCGACCCCGAGGCACGGCGGCACGTCGCCGAGGTGTGGGGCGTGGACCCCGACAGCCTGCCCGGACCGGGCCGCAGCGCGTACGAGCTGCTGGACGCGCTCGGCGGCGACATCAAGTCGCTGCTGCTGATGGGCTCCAACCCGGTGGTGTCGGCGCCGCGTGCCGCACACATCGAGGAGCGGATCAAGTCCCTGGACTTCCTGGCCGTGTGCGATGTCGTGATGTCGGAGACGGCACAGCTCGCGGACGTCGTGCTGCCGGTGACGCAGTGGGCGGAGGAGACCGGCACGACGACCAATCTGGAGGGCCGGGTGTTGCTGCGGCGGCGCGCGATCAGCCCGCCCGACGGGGTCCGCAGCGATCTGGAGGTCATGCACGGGCTGGCCGACCGCCTGGGCGTGGAGAAGGGCTTCGCGACCGATCCCGAGGAGGTCTTCGAGGAGTTGCGGCGGGCCAGCGCCGGTGGCCCCGCCGACTACTCCGGGATCACCTACCGCCGGCTCGCGGAGGAGAACGGGGTGTTCTGGCCCTGCCCCGCGCCCGCCGGCGACCTGCCCGTCGCCGACCTGCCCGCGGGCGACCTGCCCGCCGTTCCGGGACCCGAGGCGCACCCCGGCACCCCGCGGCTGTTCCTCGACCGGTTCGCCACGGATGACGGCCGGGCCCGGTTCGTGCCCGTCTCGCACCGGGCGGCGGCCGAGGAGCCGGACGCCGAGTACCCGGTGCTGCTCACCACCGGGCGCGTGGTCGCCCAGTACCAGTCGGGCGCCCAGACCCGGCGGGTCGACGAGCTGAACGCCGCCGCGCCCGGCCCGTTCGTGGAGCTGCACCCCCGGCTGGCCGAGCGGCTCGGCGCGGTGGAGGGTGCCCCGCTGGCCGTGGTCTCCCGCCGGGGCCGGGCGGTGGCCCCGGCGCGCATCACCACCGCCATCCGCCCCGACACGGTCTTCATGCCGTTCCACTGGCCGGGCGA is drawn from Streptomyces bottropensis ATCC 25435 and contains these coding sequences:
- a CDS encoding molybdopterin oxidoreductase family protein; this encodes MPNSATPTHCPYCALQCGMNLTPGADGTEGVVVVTERADFPVNRGALCGKGRTAPAVLSSRVRLTSPLVRRAGVLEPATWDEALDRIAEGLTRTRTEHGPDACGVFGGGGLTNEKAYALGKFARVVLGTSQIDYNGRFCMSSAAAAGMKAFGLDRGLPFPLEDIPRTGCVILVGSNLAETMPPALRYLTELRENGGTLIVIDPRRTRTAEQADLHLSPRPGTDLALALGLLHLIVAEGRTDEEYIRERTSGWEEARAAAMAHWPEYVERITGVSVPELREAARMFCEPEHAMVLTARGPEQQSKGTDTVGAWINLTLATGRAGRPLSGYGCLTGQGNGQGGREHGQKADQLPGYRKLVDPEARRHVAEVWGVDPDSLPGPGRSAYELLDALGGDIKSLLLMGSNPVVSAPRAAHIEERIKSLDFLAVCDVVMSETAQLADVVLPVTQWAEETGTTTNLEGRVLLRRRAISPPDGVRSDLEVMHGLADRLGVEKGFATDPEEVFEELRRASAGGPADYSGITYRRLAEENGVFWPCPAPAGDLPVADLPAGDLPAVPGPEAHPGTPRLFLDRFATDDGRARFVPVSHRAAAEEPDAEYPVLLTTGRVVAQYQSGAQTRRVDELNAAAPGPFVELHPRLAERLGAVEGAPLAVVSRRGRAVAPARITTAIRPDTVFMPFHWPGEGRANTLTNPALDPTSRMPEFKTCAVRVETVGE